actaaaaagtaattttaattttacacgtcctaatGCCACTTCTACTACAGTCAGAGAATTCGTCACTTTTAGTAAGAAATACACCCACACATACCATATTTGcaaaaatcgaaaaataaaattgggacTTTtgggttaaatatttttgttgttcatGGATAATTTGGCACAATGctagcagaggtaaagatgcTGTCGATTTACTTAttaacgcaatgacaaaatttACTGTATACTATTTCCCAACTCCTGCTATATTTTGCCCATACTAATTATGTTTTGtgcctttaataatataaaataacgttaTCTATTTTCTAGAAATATGGCGTCATACAATGCTGGAGAGTGCGAGATACTTTTATACCAAATAGATGACCCGACTCTTGAAAACTTCGACTTTTACGACACACTAAAAATGTTCCTATTACTCTCAGACAATTGGATCAAATGCCATCCCGTTTATGCGGAAGGACACATTTTTCTTTTAGACATGCagcattactttttaaaaataataccgaaaataaacatattttactacaGACAGTTCTTATTATACTTGCTTGTAAGTTCATTTTTCTTTGCATTTTGAGAGATTTTATAAGAGAATCAAGCACAGTTGGTGAATAATCGACCATAACGAAAAGATGGATATACAATGTTGGTGAAAATCTTTGAAAGATCTACAATAGTTAAATCCAATAACCTCATCTATGGAATGTAGGAGCAATGTGTTTTTTTCACGTGTACAAGTGTGAAAGTTTATTTTCTGTGTGACAAAGCTATCACCACAATGAAATCGATCCCTTTAGAAATTAACTTAGAAAACTATAATGACCATCCTTGCATCATAAATAGTACAATCGGGGTGCAAAGAGATTGGGATGGAACCTTgtcaatgtaaaacaaaaatgacAATAGTATCTTCTGTTCACAATATGactcttataaataaaaagtgattGAGTGGATACACAGATATAAAGTGATCACTtgaaattactttgtaattaacaGAATTTATACTATCAGTCTTATAGCCTTTACATTTGCATGAATTAAAGAAAGATATTCCATTACCGAATTGTTAATGACAGAAAGATCATTCGTCATTATCACTCCCTAGAAATATTAGTAATTCAATTATGGAAATATATATTCCAGGAAGCAATGCCAATGAGGTTAAAAGCAGTACACGCATTCAACTGCCCCTCTTACTACGAGAAACTGTATTCACTTGTGAAGCCTGTGCTTCCTCAAGAGATTTGTGATTTGGTAagttaatagatattaaaaaagacACAAATCAAATATCTGATGGCACTGCAGCACTTTTACGGTAAGACTGCCATAACTTCCTGGCGCAAAGGGcggaattttaatttattggggTATACAATACAACAAACCAGAACATAATCTATATATCTCCATAGCATATGctttgtttcaataaatattttgtaatatcgtCCATGGGCGGGATAATGCCTCCGCTAAGATAAACCAAGAGAAGCTGAAAATTGAATCAATCGAGAAAGGTTCCATGTTTTTTCAAAGTAGTTAGATTTATTTCCAACCCACATAGATTCGGTCTGGATAATACTAGAGCATCTAAAACTAAATGCATATTTCGAGAGCTTATTAGTTTGCATTTCTTTCCAGATACACTTCCATCCCACAGTTGAAGGGCTTTACAAATCAATAGACAAGAAACACTTACCAACAGAGCTGGGCGGAGAGGCACCGAGCATGAGGAAACAGATGGCGGATTGGGTCAATAGTGTTGAGGAATCAAGGTGATACAGAGTTTAATAATCACAGAGCTCTCTGTCATGCGGTCTAAAAATTTGGACCTTCAGAATCAattgaatttgatttattatcaTCGTAAATATctttaagaaaacaaaacaaaaatggcggagatgtttaataatattatttaatttacctacaattaaaaacatcaccgaatttaataaaacagacaatttcaataaactttttattacgaGAGAATCGCTGGCATTATGTTATCACGGCTGCCTGTATATCGAATgcttgttggtggtaggatatgttttatatccacccgaataGTGTCCACCGTACACGtcttaaaacccgccataggagccgacataagtgtgtcgcgttcggaatcagcctgggtatattcggttccaacaggtcggcataattatatcgactggcgagggctaatcatctctcatcagtcgacattctattggaccccactccacttaccatcaggtgcactggggTAACTTTGCCGtgtattagatataaaaaaatatatatccactTAATTTGTATAGATTCAGAATTAATAACTTTACAACTATTTAAATTCCATTTATTATTGCAGGGAATTCTACTTGGACGACAACCTATGGAAAGCAATTCCTACAAAAAAGTCAAAAGCAATGGAAAACGCAATGAACGGCTCATTTAGAACTTTGTCGATTGATTAACAGTCTTTAAAACatagaattaaatattgaattacttaattaaacttatattattcAGTGGGTGGTCCCGTTTCACATCGGtttaataattgtgtattttattattattaacgatTACTTTTGAACTGATACCTGTGGCATAACTTTGGGCATGACTTTGttgttttttcttaaaaaataatttattacttttaaaagtctttccggctacaaaatttcataaactcTAAAGCAACTGATAGCGTCATCTGTACGACGCCAGCgcaatctatttaaatattagattaaagaaatcattatttcccATTAGAGCAAATTAATGGATAGAAACGTAGCCTATATATGTTATTCAGCACATGGTCTATTCGAgtgtttttgtgtgttttttttagttttattctaacattaaaaaatataaacattgccatttataatattagaagtaAGATGAaataagattaatttttatacaccTAACTCCTTTTATTCCTGCATAATCCAGCAGAGAATGTTAGGCATTATTCCGCCTGTAGACCTTTGTGTATAAACACGCttggattttttaataaataaacatcttgAGTCATGTTAGTGACCATACGTTACCTTGATATTCGGCCGGAGAAAGTTGTCGGGCGACTCGTTTCTATAATTAGGTCATATGTGATTTACGAATGTATATCCAGCTATATAAGTATTTGGAATACAGTTTGTTGACCTCCCATTTTACTTCGAAGCCTGGAAGGTACGTAGGTATCTAAATCTTAGGGCTTTGGTAATGTCTGTGGAGAGCATGGACGTATAGTCGAGAGTTATTtgtgttatgaaaaatattagtttactcaattttatttatttattttattttatatattcatgaACCTATAACAGCTATATCAGCTCACGGCGTCCACTGCACTAGGCTCCAGGTCCGTATCGCAGTAgaccaaataagaattaacaatatgtatacattttcatTAGGCGAAATACTTTATTTGAAGATAAGCAATCTGCGTTCGATGTGTAATTAGCCTTATTATATTGAGGAATATGGTTTTGTggatatttttagacataaactCTGATGTTCTCATTGGTTGAATGCGTAAATTAaccaaatttattaataaaaaaacaactattcCCTTATcagtatatttaaaaaggtaatATATCACATTAAATAAGGCACAAAAAcctttaacaaatattaattagggctgatttttaattattagataAAAGATATGAATTCAggagataaaaaattaaataggagtaaaaaaatgtttcattcttAAActagtcaggttataatttatatgattatgtcttaaataataattaaaaaacgccCCTAAAAAGTATTTAGAATTTCAATAACTGCATAACTTCGGTATCacactatgtttttttatgaaaaaaaatattccagttTTCGAAGCTAATTTcaataagtttaaaaacaatttatcgaTCTTTTTATGACTGAAACAATAACAGTCGTAAAATATTGACCTTATTTACCAACAAATTGTCAATAAGGTCAgcgggccctattccgtctatagggccaattcgtctttttgcaattacggtcGTTTCATTCAAAGGACAGCGTCTATAGCTGTATAGGTAAGAGTAAAAAAATCACCGATTTATGTGCTGGTGATTCATAAACgattttcggccacggcggccaatctcaacggagatcagccgagtacgcaggagatatagttGACAACTGTGTGAACAATACACAGGCGCATTCTCTGTTTGTTCACTCtaatagtccggtgagacggcattccgacatgaccagagagagatcaggcgtaggaccaacggctttacgtgctttccgaggcacgaggatatcacaccgccaactctCTGAcaccgagctgcgactgagtaatttttaagatggaaaatcccagtcataattattttggcccgacctgggattcggaGCCAGGAgctcagcgcggtagtcatactcgtaccgtgtacaattacaactacgccactgagacagtTACCGATTTATGTATACTaccatcaaagctgtccttgGATTAGGAAGCCCGTGATTGTTAACAGACGAAtatacccccgtagacggaataaggccttACATAATATGCtttgtactaaaaatattttatacattgttaAACATCAACTTGCAAAATGGTAACTTGAAATACATTTACGTTCGAAAGTCTTTGAAGCGCGTCGAGCGATTAGTTTAGTAAGACTCTAGATGCGATTCCTGGATCGAGACAAttcatattattacaatttacaaatatttgttcaaatgtGGGATTTATACGACCAAGATTTCCTTACAATGCATTTTTTGTGACAAAGGAATTTAGTCGTAGATCCAAAGCATCAATTGTATTTTAGTCTGGAGTCAGATCTATGAGCTAGTTAAATGTGTTTACATGGACGGTTGTCAAATTATTAGGCCTACCCACAAGAAAATCCTGATTCGACCCTCCTATGACAAAAGCTGGGTACGttcattataaaaagtaattaaaaaataaaaaaaaaaaaataaatacaaaacgcAAAGGGACTATCAATCCAGAGCTAAAGACCTGAAGGATCCAGGCAGTTCTTTGACTTTGTCCACCCTGTCGTCTTTGGAGTTGAGCGGTCGGAGAGAGTCATCCACGGCCCATCGCTTGTCATTTGTCAAGAACCAATCCCtgaaaaaaagcataaaaattatttataatatttttaactgacttcataAAAAGGAGAAGGATACTCAATTCCTCAGGAAATTTTAGTAGAGAGGGCAATGGAAGAAGTGAATTTTTTGATACTAAGTGATCATAATACAGTACTGATAAGAACTATacgggtcattttgacattgcgttactatatATTATGAAACCATATATTCGTCTTTTCCACTGCTAACTTTGTGTCAAGAACAAAttccatgaataacaaatattttcgccaaaaatcccagttatagatttctgtttttttgaacattttgtagtttagtactTCCTTTGTGGAAGCAGATGGCGCAAATAATTGACTTAAGGTATTAGGGATCGCGTCCATAAGGCGTGTCCACTAGGCCTGGCCGGTCCACCTAGTGGACGTGACCCCTAAAGATTATGTCTTGTAATGGCCAGTAAATTGATTAGTTACCATAATCAATCGGTTATTTCGGGTATCAAAAATTGATTTGTATTACTGACAATTGACACGTTgaaacatttacaaaatgtaaatcaagGTAAATGCACAACAACACTTACATCACAGGATGCAATAGGAATTTCAATATGTTGTACTATATACTAATTCATTAAACCTTTTAAAACTACAAATGAGTGGACTTAAtagcttttatttaattctattctGGCTACTGACTAATTTACCTCTTGGATTCCATCTTCTTTATCCACTCTCTCTTGATTTGTTCGACGGGGCCAGCCGTGCCTCCGTATTCGTTGGGCAATATTTCCTGTGGTATGTCTTTGTATAATGTATCGGAGTTTGGCTCGTGGAATTTAATCTGTAAAACATTATCATTTGGATTAAAAGGAATGAAATGTGTGATGGTGATAACTTGTATGCTTAAAATAA
This genomic stretch from Manduca sexta isolate Smith_Timp_Sample1 chromosome 8, JHU_Msex_v1.0, whole genome shotgun sequence harbors:
- the LOC115446715 gene encoding alpha-tocopherol transfer protein-like, whose product is MSNITSQDIQYIRDWMAKEDYLPKDFSDMMIMKFLHSCYGSLEQTKQCIEKFCVGRLNMPEIFTNRDPLSPKLQTAFSITNMASYNAGECEILLYQIDDPTLENFDFYDTLKMFLLLSDNWIKCHPVYAEGHIFLLDMQHYFLKIIPKINIFYYRQFLLYLLEAMPMRLKAVHAFNCPSYYEKLYSLVKPVLPQEICDLIHFHPTVEGLYKSIDKKHLPTELGGEAPSMRKQMADWVNSVEESREFYLDDNLWKAIPTKKSKAMENAMNGSFRTLSID